actacctcaactacttcccaatacccacaatttaattagatcctaatcatgcaatgtttgaggattggtctaatgcaataaaactgggtagtaaaagaggtatgatcaaagtgttacttgccttgctgatgatccgtgaaacctagagattcgaagtagcaagcggcgcactccgggtactctatcgcaaacaaaagcatacaataagcactcataaaatgcacaggtaaaactcaaataaaagatctaaccagaaagttcaacttaagaactccggtttgcaaaaagaatcaaatcaaacgaagcaacaaaagtcaaacggcgaaagaaacaagcttcgtttactaatctggatccaagtcaaattttacagtagcaaaaacttgtttgagttggttaaacggaaagagaatttcgagacgaaactctaggcgcttgaatcgcctgattccgataaacgagcgaaaagataaaccaaaatgaaaatctgatcagaaatcgcgatctggaataatcgcgaaaaaaccgacgaaaaagaaaactgacgaacagttaaacgaacggacgttcgttaacagcgactaaccgacgaacacattcgttaaaacgaacagatcggtgaacgttcactaactaactaaaccaaaaaaataaaccgatctaaaaaaataaacctagggtttcgaaaaaaaataaaccgagcggTTTTAAAAAAACGgacggtcggcggcggctgcggctacctcgtcgggacgggctccggcggggtcggacgGGGCTCCANNNNNNNNNNNNNNNNNNNNNNNNNNNNNNNNNNNNNNNNNNNNNNNNNNNNNNNNNNNNNNNNNNNNNNNNNNNNNNNNNNNNNNNNNNNNNNNNNNNNNNNNNNNNNNNNNNNNNNNNNNNNNNNNNNNNNNNNNNNNNNNNNNNNNNNNNNNNNNNNNNNNNNNNNNNNNNNNNNNNNNNNNNNNNNNNNNNNNNNNNNNNNNNNNNNNNNNNNNNNNNNNNNNNNNNNNNNNNNNNNNNNNNNNNNNNNNNNNNNNNNNNNNNNNNNNNNNNNNNNNNNNNNNNNNNNNNNNNNNNNNNNNNNNNNNNNNNNNNNNNNNNNNNNNNNNNNNNNNNNNNNNNNNNNNNNNNNNNNNNNNNNNNNNNNNNNNNNNNNNNNNNNNNNNNNNNNNNNNNNNNNNNNNNNNNNNNNNNNNNNNNNNNNNNNNNNNNNNNNNNNNNNNNNNNNNNNNNNNNNNNNNNNNNNNNNNNNNNNNNNNNNNNNNNNNNNNNNNNNNNNNNNNNNNNNNNNNNNNNNNNNNNNNNNNNNNNNNNNNNNNNNNNNNNNNNNNNNNNNNNNNNNNNNNNNNNNNNNNNNNNNNNNNNNNNNNNNNNNNNNNNNNNNNNNNccttcggcggcggggtcgggcggctccggcggcttccttcggcggcggcggcttcgggaacggggtggggtgaggcggcggggtggggtaGTATATATAGTAGGgggggtgccgtgggggagggggcaaggcggcggcggcgacgtgtcCTGGAGGGACACGGGCGGCGGCAGGAGTCCGTCTCCAGGTCGGGGACGACTCGGGGTGGGCTGCTGGGCCGCgccgctgggcttcggcccagtcggcgctcgggcgattattatttttaaataattccgccgaactaaaaaaatcctagaaaaataaataaaaatccaaaaatgccaaaacaaattttcaccgtctaactaaaataattagaacgagatgaacattttcttggcccaaaaatgcagtttttaaaacgtgcaatttttctaatgcaaataaaattgcaaataaaatccgaataaaatcaaatatttgattttaatattttttcctccaatacttcaattattttggagatgtcatattttctcctctcatttattttaatatgaaatatttttcggagagaaaataattaaaaccaaaaatcctcgtttcaatatttgataaaaatcaaatatgaaaaccaggaaaaatccccaactctctccgagggtccttgagttgcttaggattttcgaggatttgccaaaatgcaataaaatatgctatgcaatgatgatctaatatataacattccaaattgaaaatttgggatgttacagagagcatcggtcatcgtacatccattgtcgactcatcttcattacacaacaccgaatagaccaaattaatacaagttcatacataaagttcatacaagacttaaatgcaacaaacaaataactctctaactaaagaatttaaatgcaataacaaatgcgatcaagatcgcaactaaggtaacaattgatccaacagcataatgataccaagcctcactatcaatggcatattttctaatctttctaatcttcaagcgcattttctccatcttgatcttgtgatcatcgacgacatcggcaacatgcaactccgattccatcttctccccctcaattcttttcaatttttctttcaaatactcgttttctctttcaactaaatttaacctctcgacaatagggtcggttggaatttccggttcacacaCCTCCTAgaaaaaaatatctatgtcaacttgatgggcataatttgtcataaacacgaaatgcaacaactagttttaaaagagaatataccacatccgaatcataacaaggacgagggccgacggggacggatatcaaaaccatggcactatgtataacaaacaacgtacgggtaagataattatacgagtaactatatatccaaatcgcacaaacatcaatttggtaatgtaaaacattcatgaacaagaggctcaccacaaggtggtgccggcgacggaacggtgcgggcgatcgactgtggttacgacggagatttagaaggcactaagtaaaccacacctacatatgcaaactaagtgttagttttgaccacaaattgcatataaatcaaatactagcacatatattttctaccaaattactaaactcataaattaatcactatacaaagcattgcaagagctaatctagcaatgagagatgaaaggacaaagttgctaacctttgtgatcatttgaatggatgggggccttcaaatcttgacaaattttgggcaaaatgtgtgatgagctcgagaggaagaggggaagaacagagaggagaggggaaaggggaagaacagagcgagctcgggtggacgaatggtttatgtaggatgacctttagcaccggttcgtgccatgaaccggtactaaaggtgctggaggggccccggactgacaacatcctgccaccactcactttagtaccggtccgtggcacgaaccggtgctaaaggtcgcccacgaactggtactaatgaaagcggctggctagccgttggaaccggcactaatgtgcttaacatttgaccctttttctactagtgacttctCTCTCTTAATGAAATAGTAATGCACAAATCTCTTGTGTGTTTTTGAGAAAGAAAAAACACTCTCGTAATTAATCAACACAAAGGAACAAAGTGTGAAACATCACTCTAACCTAAAGCCTTGTCTCACATTAAGAAACCCTCATCTTTGGCAAACTTTTTGTTTGCCGGTCGTCTGTTTGCTTGCTCGGCATGGCGCTAGTGGAACATGATATGTCAGGAAACCTCGCATTCCCTAGCCTCGCAGTGGCGAAGATGATGCGACGTTGGAACTATCGAGAAGGCTCAGGTCTCGGTGCACATGGGCAAGGGATCATCGCGCCTATACAATTCACCGTGCGGTGTCCAAAAGCTGGCATCGGTCATTGTGAGAAACCATATGACAACGGCCTATACGTTCCGCCGTTGCCACATGTGGAAGAGGAGTGGCATAAGTGGAAGGGTCTTTCACGAGCCTTGCGGCTTGAAGTAGAGTGCTACGAAAAGATCCTCTCACTGCTACGTGACATGACGCTTCAAGGGGACGATAGTGTGGAGACGGCGGATGCATTGGCGGCGATCGTCAATTCCAAGAAGGTGATCCAGGAGAACCGCACGCTAGGGATGTGGAAGGCCACACTGCCATCCTCCACCTTGCGGTACATCATCGAGAAGGTGATCATGCCGAGGATGGCTATGGATGCGCGAGAGTGGATGCCATCGTGGGATCCGGACTGTCACCACTGGCTTCACCCGTTCATTCCTCTCATCGGCCACTTACCAGAGAGTCTCTATAACATTGTCGAAAGCGAGATAAGCAATGGTGGCTACGACATCGTCTCGCCATGGAAGGAATACCTTGACCCAACGCAATGGGATACCTTCAGCCGACATCACATCTTGCCGAAGCTCGCACAGTTCACACGGAACCTGAGGATCACGCCGCCGAAGCAAATCGactcctcgttctgcaagttgatgCTATGGGCACCTCTCGTGCATGTTGAAGACATGGTATTAATACTAGAAGCCGAGCTATTCTTCGATAAATGGGAAGTTGCACTGCGACATTGGTTGCAGGCCGCGAAACCCTCGTTTGGGGAGGCCACCGCATGGTGCACCGGCTGGAAAAGGCTCTTCACGCAAGAGCTACTTGCCAACGAACGCGTGCTCGCACACCTCGAAGCTGGCGTTGATATTGTTGACAGTCTTGTAGATTATAGTTGGTAGTCTGCATCGACCGCAATTTTTCTTGTAAACATGTAGTTACTCCTTAGCAATATGTATTGTAGAGATGTAGTTACTCATTTTGTTTTGTAGTAATATAATGGAAAATACTCAAGTACCTATTTAATATTATGTCACCGAATAAATTCTCTCAAGGATATTGGAGATTAAGAAGATGTTCCTTTTCTTTGGGTTGTATGGAAACAATAGGAATAACTTATATGCTTAAACTGCAAGATATATAAATCATAAACATATATGCATTACAGTGTATTTTAGTGTATTGTAGCAAGAAGCATGTTGCCATTCCGTGGAAAATAAGATATATCAGACCACGAATCACCATAATGCTAAAAACACTCGAACAATCTTCTCTTCTTCTAGATTACACCAAGTTGTACATGAACAGTTACATGTCAGGGAGGTTCAAGATTATCGACCACACCCTAGGTGCCTTACTATCGACGAGGAAGTGGCGTACTGGTAAAATAACATTATGTCATAATGTGGCATGCATGACGTCAAACCAAACCTTTGATCCCTAGTGGGTTGTGGTTAACAACCACCATTTTAACCATCTAACAAAAAGTTGttctaaaaaatgtatactttgTTTCCGTCTTTTTTACTTTATTTCCTCCATTTTAACATTTTCCATCGGAATGGCGTGGTGCTGCATCTTGGTCAACATTGAACTTGATTACAATTTTAAAATGACTAATAAACCttctttttttttttggttttgaaaATGAGGGATTGCCCGGGCCTTTTCCATCAGAAATGACTGCCATATTAGTAAAAGAAAAATTACTCCCACTCTGCAAATTGTGCCAATTTATTTACACGCAATGTGTAGGGATTTTCTGCAATCTttgctctctctctttttttgcaaTCTTTGCTTGTCTGTGCATAACTACTACTCccactgtaaagaaatataagagcgctcttatatttctttacggagggagtactagctagcGTGCGCTATGTATTTGTTTTtcgaacaacaacaaaaacaggaGAGCAGATAATTCAGGGATGAGTTGAACAGCACTGGAAAAGTCCAGGTCAGGTTGCACTATTTTGATGGATATGTGCGTCTGCTTTACAGCCATCGCATTGCATGGCAACCAGCCGCTTTCTTAGCTTTGCATAATGTCACGCTTTTTATCCCGTTTGTGGTGCAATCATTGTTTCCTTTAGCTACTTTCTTAGCTTTGCATTCCCTTTCAACTCATTATCCCAACTGAACCTACCTAGGATTGATTGAGGGTGCAAATACGTCGAAATCGCAAGGAAATAAAGTGAAAGGGAGCCTGGCAGAATGTTCTTGAGGCTTGAGCAAAGATGAGGACGATGAATATTATGCTGGCATGTACCCTTAATAACCGAATCAATAGAATTTTACATTAATTGGTTGTACAGCGCGCGGACCGACCAATCATCATTCAGAAATCAAACGAGCAAAGACGTACAGGGACACAACGAGACCGATATCCGCGCGACGCACGTCGACGGTTAATTTGACAGcatagcatgcatgcatgcatggatcctTTTCGTCCGATCATCAGTGGCGCAGGTTGGCGAGGAGGAGCGCGACGGCCGGGCAGAGGACGGCGGCGACCATCGACGACGACGACAgcgcggcggcgccggaggtgGCGTGGCCGCCGGGGcccggcgcggcggccggcgggtcGACGGCGTAGGCGACCCCCGCGAGCGTGGACACGGCGACGGCGGCCGCGATGACGGCGGAGCGCAACATCTTGGAGTCCATGGAGGACGTGTGCTTGCTTCTTTGAAGTAGCGGGCACGATGAAGAAACAGAGGTGTGTGAGCGTGAGAGAGATGGGTTGGAGCGAAGGCGCGCGCCTGTTTTATAGGCGGGGAGGGAGCTCCCCGGGCCCCACGTTTCAGGGGCTGGCCTATTTCCATTATCTCAGGCGGCTCATGGCTGGCTAATAATTGGTTTGTGGCCTCAACCCACGGCTTGAAGATAGGAGGCTGCTACTTTTGTGAAGGACGCACATGGTAGAAAACCATTGTTAGCAGCTGCTAATTGGCGTATGGCACACTTAAAAAGCAAGCAGATTAATCAGCGGTATGATTTGTGCTCCTTTTTAGCCATTGCAGGAGCTAATGCAAGAAAAGAGCATCCTTGTGcaggcagggcagggcagggcacCAACACACCTGTCAAAGAGGATTATGATGTTCCTGTGGGGATTCTCATCTTAATTTCCTTTTGGCACAGATCAGCAAAGGCTTTATTTAGGTGGTGTGAGTGATTAGCTAGGCCAACGCATGCATCTCTGCTGCCAGTGTGAATCACTTGTGTGCATGTCTGTCTCTCACTCCCTTCTACCGGTTCGGTGATGAAATCAAGGCAGGTTACTCTGATAAGACGAGTATACGACGAATCGCGCGGTTGAGCGAACCACTCAAAGAACTAATTCTTGCAGCTAACCGGACGGGCGATTTGCTTTGCatataaagcgggacgaaagcctATCTCGAGAAAGTGGGCGGGGTGATGATTTGATGAATGAGAGAGCCAGTTTGAGCTGTTAACACTGGCAACAGAAATGAGGTGTGAGCATTAAGATGCCTTGTCACAACCACTTACAATCATTCTGCTTCAGACAACGGATTCGGTACGTATCAAGAGCAACCAGCTGTCGTTGTGGTAGTCTGGTAGAACCGATTATTGGCAGTTGGATCCTGATGGGCACAGTTGTTCATTATCGCAGCTTTGTTGCCGTGAACTGATTGGCCAGATACGTACGCAGAGAACAAAATGGATTTGGGAACCAAGGAATTGCTCAATCACAACTATATATGCCAACAATTATGTTATTCTTTCTTGCCTGCGTGGCGCCTACCAATCGGCATCATATTCTCCTCTTTGGCAGTTACACTTACCACAGAATCCATACCTTCTCTGCTCCTCCGACCTTTTAATAAAGCTAGGAATCCCTCAAAAACAAAAACTAGGAACCCACATCTCtgtgagcaatgctacatccacagGTTTTTACCCATGTTTTACGGGGCTGAGCCAGTTGGAGAGTTTTGATTGGAGATAAGAAGGAAGGGGGCCCCCACCCCAGTTGAATTTAGGGGGGCCGATAGAATTTGGAGGGAGGTTTACGTAAGTAGCCCGTAATAGCCACGTAGGTGTAGGATTATTGGTTCATCACTTGTTGGCGCACGACGGACTTGTAAAAGCTTCTCTACACCTTCCTAAAAATTTGACTCCCCAAATGACCCCTTAAAACTTAACTTTTCACACTCTGAGGAGTTAAACTCTTGTGCACCTAGCTCTTCCCCCAAAACTTAGTCTCCTATAATTTTGCTGTTTCTTGCATCTTGTTGCATACAAATCCCATTTAAATCACATTTGTGCAACATATTAATTTGACTTGATATATCTAATGCACATATTTCAACAACATTCCAAATTCAAAGACAACATAGAGCGCAAATGAAGTACTAATACAAATAAAAACATGACAAATGCACAACAACCAAGTGATGTGAAGTTGGCACACGTGCTAAGCAAGATCATCTGGAGTTggtgatgagtttcttgcttctcGATCTCATGCCGTCAGAAATCTTTGGATGATGTTTGCTTGATGTTCTGGCTCCATGTGTTCCCCATTGTAGACGTACCTAAAGTCCTCCCGCGGACCTCTCTCATCCTGaacgatcatgttgtgcaagatagTACATGTTGTCATGATATGCCACAATATCTTTGGGTTTTAGTGCTCAACGGGGTCACCTAACATCGCAAAGCGAGCTTGAAGCACCCCAAAAACTCTCTCAATATTCTTTCACATAGATTTTCTTCACTTTGTAAAGTGAAATTTCTTGTTGCCTTCCGAACATTGAATTGCCTTCACAAATGTGACCCATGGAGGATAGATGCCATCGGCAAGGAGTAGCCAATGTTGGAATCATTGGGCTTTTAGCCCTTTTATTATTACCAATAATTTCTGAAAATCCTAGAGGCCCATGTGTCCCATTCATGCATGACAAGGGTTGTatgaagtttagtcccaccctggTTGGGGAGGAGGCTTTGGAAAAACATATAAGGTTGGATGGTCTCACACACCCCTAAGAACCTAAGAAGTGGGCACATACACGTGTGCTCCTCCTCCGTCGCCCACCTCGCACGTGCGTCGTGAACGACCTTGAAGTGAGACAACATGGCTCCGAAACCCCGCATCTTGTGATCTTGTACGGCGGAGGGGTGGTCAAGTTTTTGGGGAGCACTTTCACGCGACTGCTGGATTCTTCTTCACCGTGGTAGCGGACGACGACTTCCCCGGCGTCGACAACCTCCTCAGTGACATGGTGATCTATGCGCCCGGTTCTTCTTCCACCACGTCGTACGTTCTCATATCCCTTATGTTAGGGATTGTTTCTGGATGTCATGCCAACAATCGATATGGATATGatatttgtctttttttgtatCTGATTGGATGGCTAGTTACATCACTACGCTTCTTGATCCGGTTATCGTGGTTATCATGTCTTACCTACTATTTTCCTAGATTCAACTTATTGGAAATTTCAAATCTTCAACACCGCGATCATTTAGAACATAGTTGCAAGGTGGAGTTTTGCCGGTAGCAAGCCTTTCGAATAGAGGAGACATGTAGTAAATCATTTAGCTCCACTGCGATCATTGAGAACTCATTGTCACAAATATTTACAATCATTTAGCTGCAGACAACGGATTTGGTACGTGTCAAGGATAACCACCTGTCGATGTAGACATGTAGTAGAACTGATTTACCGGCAGTTGGATGCCGATGGGAGCAATTGTGCATTTTCACTTCTTTGTTGCGATTAACCTGTTCGTCAGATACTCCGAGAACAAAATGGATTTGGGAGCCAAGGAATTTCTGAAACACAACTTTATATGCCATCAATTAAGTTGTTCTCCCTTTCCTGTCATGACCTCTACCAATCTGCATCATATTCTCCGGTTTGGCCATTATACTTATCATAGAATCCATACCTTCTCTGCTCCTCCTACCTTTGAACAAAGTTGGGAATCCATATCGTCTCTGTTCATCACCCATCAAACAAGATGGGCATGTAACAGATGTAAAGTACTCTCCCCGTTCCAAATCAACTGAAGTTCTAGTTTTGTCCAaagtcaaacttgtttaaatttgaCTGATTCTATAGAAAAATATACAACTCAGGACAAATCTACAACTTCAAATTAGTTTGCACTATATATATTTGACGCAACAAGTTCAACTTAGGACAAATCTACAACTTCAATTTATCTGGAGCGGAGGGAGTAATTTAGTAGAGGTTGGTTACAAAAAACATAGAAGTTTCTTAAGGAATTCTAAAAATGTCCCTTGCAACAGAAGCTTTGTACCCAAACGATTACATTGAGAAGCTTTGCACCCAAGCTCCGAGGTTGGATTTTGCAGATTGAGCGGGAGCAGCCAACGCCACAAGCATATCGGCGGCGATGTTCTTAGCAACATCTGGCTGCAGACGTTGCGATCAAAAGACCCCAGGGCATTCCGGCTTTTCCGATGAAAAGTTCCCAATTAATTCAAAAAATCTCTTTGACAAAAAAAAAACTTTGTCGAAAATTCAAAAAATCTGGCTCCAAACGTTGCGACCATAGAGgtgatgaattcaaaaaatgttatgCAGTTTTGGCCTTTTGGGAGATGCTAACACTAAACCACTGGCGGAGCTATGTACAAAGCTGCAGGTGCCGTGGCCCCCCCAGCCTTGGCTAGTTTTGTGAAGAATTTTTTTTTTAGAGGGCTGAGATTGAATTTTTTTAGGTATTTTATCCCTTGGAAATTGAGTGTTTTGTCCTCAGCCCCCCCAATAATCAccgtctagctccgccactgcactGAACGACGTCATATTTCTTGATTCTTTGGTACCATAACTTGTAGGTGAAGAA
This DNA window, taken from Triticum aestivum cultivar Chinese Spring chromosome 1D, IWGSC CS RefSeq v2.1, whole genome shotgun sequence, encodes the following:
- the LOC123174491 gene encoding septin and tuftelin-interacting protein 1 homolog 1-like, encoding MALVEHDMSGNLAFPSLAVAKMMRRWNYREGSGLGAHGQGIIAPIQFTVRCPKAGIGHCEKPYDNGLYVPPLPHVEEEWHKWKGLSRALRLEVECYEKILSLLRDMTLQGDDSVETADALAAIVNSKKVIQENRTLGMWKATLPSSTLRYIIEKVIMPRMAMDAREWMPSWDPDCHHWLHPFIPLIGHLPESLYNIVESEISNGGYDIVSPWKEYLDPTQWDTFSRHHILPKLAQFTRNLRITPPKQIDSSFCKLMLWAPLVHVEDMVLILEAELFFDKWEVALRHWLQAAKPSFGEATAWCTGWKRLFTQELLANERVLAHLEAGVDIVDSLVDYSW